A genomic window from Bombus pyrosoma isolate SC7728 linkage group LG8, ASM1482585v1, whole genome shotgun sequence includes:
- the LOC122570397 gene encoding iodotyrosine deiodinase 1, with amino-acid sequence MFTELLPFWTKYRYHVLISIILYIFLKLSYEVLKKGTIFIQNKRHNFNILDNTMEQLKDINQETLENSDEPVLRTDLKHIPYVYKRPSEEEVLCRASEFYKIVAARRSIRFFSPDPVPKEVIHEIIKAAGTTPSGAHTEPWTFVAVSNQKVKEQIRLIVESEEEINYKKRMGVKWTTDLLPLRTNWIKEYLTTAPYLIFVFKQIYGILPNGNKKIHYYNEMSTSIACGVLITAIQYAGLVTLTSTPLNCGPAIRNLLGRPSNERLVVLLPVGYPAKDATVPDLQRKPLSDILVEID; translated from the exons atgtttacTGAACTTTTACCATTTTGGACGAAATACCGGTACCATGTACTGATTAGTATCatactttacatttttttgaaattatcttACGAAGTGTTAAAAAAGGGcactatttttattcaaaacaaaagacataattttaacattttggaTAATACCATGGAGCAGCTAAAAG ACATTAATCAGGAAACACTAGAAAATAGCGATGAACCTGTACTGAGAACAGATTTAAAACACATCCCTTATGTATATAAGAGACCCTCTGAAGAAGAGGTACTCTGTCGAGCTTCtgagttttataaaatagtagCTGCTAGGAGAAGTATAAGATTTTTCAGTCCTGACCCTGTACCAAAAGAAGTCATACATGAGATAATAAAAGCTGCAG GCACTACGCCTAGTGGTGCACATACAGAACCATGGACATTCGTAGCGGTATCAAATCAGAAGGTGAAAGAACAAATACGTCTTATCGTTGAAagtgaagaagaaataaactataaaaaaagaatgggAGTAAAGTGGACAACTGATTTACTTCCATTAAGAACAAATTGGATCAAAGAATACCTGACTACCGCTccttatttaatatttgtgtTTAAGCAAATCTATGGAATTTTACCAAATGGAAACAAGAAAATTCATTACTATAATGAAATGAGCACATCTATTGCTTGTGGCGTTCTCATCACTGCTATACAg TATGCAGGTTTGGTAACTCTGACTTCTACTCCTTTAAACTGTGGACCTGCCATCCGCAACCTTCTTGGACGTCCTTCTAATGAAAGGCTTGTTGTACTACTGCCAGTTGGTTATCCAGCAAAGGACGCTACAGTGCCTGACCTTCAGCGAAAACCTCTATCTGATATTTTAGTAGAAATTGATTGA